The DNA window CCCCGTTTAATACAAACAGGATTATAAAATATGTTGTTAAAACGCCTCGTCCTTCGTGATGAACCTTCATTATTTTGTGATGAACATATTTAATGTAAGGTGCAAAAGTATCTTTATTTGGCGATATATACAAATTTGGAATCTGAATTTTAGTACAAAAGAAAAGAGAGATGAACGAATCACCTCTCTGATGTATGTATTTTATATCTGTTTTATATTTACAGGATATACAGTGAACTGATAGATTCGTTGCTTAATACCCTGCGGATAGCATTTGCAAACACATCAGCCACAGATAAGATAACTACCTTTTCGCACTTCTTAGAATAAGGGATGCTGTCTGTAAATACCATTTCGGTAAGTCCCGATTGGGTTACTCTTTCCGATGCAGGGTCAGACATCACCGCATGACTTGCTATAGCTCTCACCGATCTGGCTCCGCTGGCTTTCATTATGTCGGCAGCTTTTGTTATTGTACCTGCTGTATCTACAATATCATCTACCAGCAGCACGTCCATTCCTGTAACGTCCCCAATGATTTGCATTTCGGATATTTCGTTTGCTTTCTTGCGAAGTTTATAGCATATAACCATTGGCAAACCAAAGTATTTGGCGTACGAGCTTGCACGTTTTGTACCACCCACATCCGGTGTTGCTATTACTAGATTATCGGTATCTAATGTCTTAATATAGTCTACAAATATGGCAGACGCATATAAGTGGTCTACCGGAACATTGAAGAATCCTTGTATCTGGTCGGCATGCAAGTCCATAGTTATTAGTCGGTTGATGCCTGCTGCACTAAGCATGTCCGCAATAAGTTTAGCACCGATAGAAACACGAGGCTTATCTTTGCGGTCTTGGCGAGCCCAACCGAAGTATGGTATTACAGCTATTATAGATGAGGCAGACGCTCTTTTTGCAGCATCGATCATCAATAGAAGTTCCATAAGATTATCTGAAGAAGGGAATGTGGACTGTATTAAAAAAACCTGACACCCCCTGATTGACTCTTCGTATGAAACAGAGAATTCTCCATCAGCGAAGCGTTCAATTTTCATTTTACCCAAAGGGCATCCAAGGCTAGTACATATTTTTTCAGCTAAGTAACGAGAATTAGTTCCCGAGAAAATTTTGAAAGGTAGATTATTGTCCATCTCTTCTTTAATTTTTTAATCTTTATGGAAAGTTTTTTAATAGATTTATATGAGACTGTAAAATTAGGAAAAACAACACAATTAGCTCATAGAAAATTTAATTATTTTCCCAGAATATTCTTCTATGTTTAAAAACAGGTTCCGATCCCATTGTGGGCTTAATGTGAAATTCTTTTTAGAAAGCAGTTCTTTCGCCTTTTTTATTTCGTGCGGTTTTATTTCCATGTATTCGAAAGCATGAAAAGGGATGTGAACAGAAATATCTACAGGTTTTGAATCAAAATTAGTAACTACAACCAAGAACTCATCTTTGCCAGACCTCAAAAAAGCGTATTGCTTTGTAGAATCGAAGGCCATGTTGCTATAATTAGCATACATCAGATCAAAGAACTTACCTGTTCTGATTGACTCTTCTTCTTTTGCTATTTTTAGAAGCTGGATATAAAACTTCCGAAGTTTGATCTGTTCCTCATTTAGTCCGCTTTCTGTGAATGTTCCTTTATTCCTCCAGCTTCTTATAGAGTCGACCGACCAATAATCAAAGATGGTTGTACGTCCATCTAGTCCGCTAAAACCTTCTTTATCCATTCCGCGTTCACCCAGTTCTTGTCCGAAGTAAATCATTACAGGATTGGTATTCATTGTTGCGGCTACAATCATTCCCGGAATAGCTTTGAATGGATTGCCTGCAAAGAAATCAGATGCTATACGCTGTTCGTCATGGTTTTCTAGAAAGTTTAGCATTTTGGTTTGTAGTCCGTCAATGCTTTGCCAAGAAAAGGTAATGTCCGACGAAGGTTGTTGGTGATTGATTACATTGCGTAGTGTGTCATACAGTCCAACTTTGTCGTACAGATAATCAAACAGTCCCCAATCTACATATTTGTGATACAAGTCGGGGTTATATACCTCTGCAATGAAGATGAGTATTTTGTTTTTTGCTTTTATCCTTGGTATTATCCAGTTCCAAAATTCAACAGGAACCATTTCTGCCATATCACATCTAAATCCGTCTACTCCTTTGGCAGCCCAAAAAAGAAGGATATCTTTCATCTTGAGCCATGTGTCTGGTGTTGGGATAAAGCAGCTTGTTCTGTTATTGGTATAGTCTATTCCATAATTAAGCTTAACCGTTTCGTACCAATCTGTTACCGATGGCTTATTACTGAAGCAATCGTTGCCGGTTGCTTTGGCCGGATATTCTATATATGCATTTTCTCCTTGTTGAGTAGGAAATTGCAGTTCTAGTTTCTGATTGGGTATATAATAGAAATTGTTATCCGGGTCGAACGCTACATCTTTATTATCATCTGCTCCCAAGTCTTTTATTTTCTTCGGTTTTGCATCAGAGTGATATTGTCGTGCAACA is part of the Dysgonomonas mossii genome and encodes:
- a CDS encoding ribose-phosphate pyrophosphokinase, with translation MDNNLPFKIFSGTNSRYLAEKICTSLGCPLGKMKIERFADGEFSVSYEESIRGCQVFLIQSTFPSSDNLMELLLMIDAAKRASASSIIAVIPYFGWARQDRKDKPRVSIGAKLIADMLSAAGINRLITMDLHADQIQGFFNVPVDHLYASAIFVDYIKTLDTDNLVIATPDVGGTKRASSYAKYFGLPMVICYKLRKKANEISEMQIIGDVTGMDVLLVDDIVDTAGTITKAADIMKASGARSVRAIASHAVMSDPASERVTQSGLTEMVFTDSIPYSKKCEKVVILSVADVFANAIRRVLSNESISSLYIL
- a CDS encoding alpha-amylase family glycosyl hydrolase, which encodes MAEKIFIYQVLPRLFGNDNSTNKESGTIEENGVGKFSAFDNKALKEIKKMGFTHIWYTGILEHASTTDYTANGIAKDHPDVIKGKAGSPYAIRDYYDVSPDLAEDVDNRMQEFEDLIERTHKNGMKVIIDFVPNHVARQYHSDAKPKKIKDLGADDNKDVAFDPDNNFYYIPNQKLELQFPTQQGENAYIEYPAKATGNDCFSNKPSVTDWYETVKLNYGIDYTNNRTSCFIPTPDTWLKMKDILLFWAAKGVDGFRCDMAEMVPVEFWNWIIPRIKAKNKILIFIAEVYNPDLYHKYVDWGLFDYLYDKVGLYDTLRNVINHQQPSSDITFSWQSIDGLQTKMLNFLENHDEQRIASDFFAGNPFKAIPGMIVAATMNTNPVMIYFGQELGERGMDKEGFSGLDGRTTIFDYWSVDSIRSWRNKGTFTESGLNEEQIKLRKFYIQLLKIAKEEESIRTGKFFDLMYANYSNMAFDSTKQYAFLRSGKDEFLVVVTNFDSKPVDISVHIPFHAFEYMEIKPHEIKKAKELLSKKNFTLSPQWDRNLFLNIEEYSGKIIKFSMS